Proteins co-encoded in one Anabas testudineus chromosome 8, fAnaTes1.2, whole genome shotgun sequence genomic window:
- the LOC113154935 gene encoding cytosolic sulfotransferase 3-like, with product MSFDPDQMELPSRPELFDFRGVSMTHFFTDNWENVQNFKARPDDVLIATYPKAGTTWVSYILDLLYFGQTSPERQTSVPIYERVPFLELIVPKFVPGLDQVERLPTSPRLIKTHFPVQFVPKSFWEQNCKIIYVARNAKDNMVSYFHFDSMAMIEPDPGDWNNYFQRFMQGKVVTGSWYDHVNGWWKKKQTSPNVHYMFYEDLVEDTGREIDKLCSFLGLSPSEDERKRITGGVQFDKMKKNNMTNYSTHARMDFKTGSFMRKGRVGDWKNHFTVAQNEEFDEDYKKKMKDPTLQLRTDL from the exons ATGTCGTTTGATCCGGATCAG atggAGTTACCTTCTCGACCGGAGCTGTTTGATTTCCGCGGAGTCTCAATGACTCACTTCTTCACAGACAACTGGGAGAACGTGCAGAACTTTAAAGCCCGGCCAGATGATGTACTGATTGCAACGTACCCCAAAGCAG GAACCACGTGGGTCTCCTACATCCTTGACCTGCTGTATTTCGGTCAGACGTCTCCAGAGCGTCAGACTTCAGTCCCAATCTATGAAAGAGTGCCTTTTTTGGAACTCATTGTCCCAAAGTTTGTTCCAG GATTAGACCAGGTGGAGAGGCTCCCTACGTCTCCTCGACTCATTAAGACTCATTTTCCAGTTCAGTTTGTGCCAAAGTCCTTTTGGGAACAAAACTGCAAG ATAATCTATGTGGCCCGCAATGCCAAAGACAACATGGTGTCTTATTTCCACTTTGACTCCATGGCCATGATTGAACCAGATCCAGGAGACTGGAACAACTACTTTCAGAGATTCATGCAGGGAAAGG TGGTGACTGGGTCCTGGTATGACCACGTGAACGGCTGGTGGAAGAAGAAACAGACTTCCCCAAATGTCCATTACATGTTCTATGAAGATCTGGTTGAG GACACTGGACGAGAAATAGACAAACTGTGCAGTTTTCTGGGTTTGTCTCCTTCAGAGGACGAAAGGAAACGAATCACAGGTGGAGTGCAGTTTGATAAgatgaagaagaacaacatgacCAACTATTCAACACACGCAAGGATGGATTTCAAAACGGGTTCCTTCATGAGAAAAG GCCGTGTTGGTGACTGGAAAAACCATTTTACTGTGGCTCAGAATGAAGAGTTTGATGAAGACtacaagaagaagatgaaggacCCCACTCTTCAGCTTCGCACTGATCTTTGA
- the si:dkey-225f5.4 gene encoding uncharacterized protein si:dkey-225f5.4: MADVRSVLQRCDPSLLDPCGDSDQPDCSEVARMVLYLMDSRRVQKVLWRQLSVLDSMMSLLEGLESPRQLMTQPCPPQPEGGARSRWKALKVESRSGVEETEILLKSLQDRVQQIHNKRHKLTQLVQQLHNQKQQSEHLEESLRKAQNALQLCDCELNKLRTESEIILGQLNNWQQFRDELQVYISAVRDVMQINLLSFNQSELCVELRPRPSSNLSSNELEPLKLSVGWNHDDCFTLQVNEGTAGLVEDCMSGRRTELSAALLEVMQCYVGQAELLGEIQSLRSSFAIDWRPAQRLLVYLKSALLVCHLEVEDGYPVNGQVRLLSVRRDGQPLDTSGLKPHKTDLSLTDWLVFLCSSSLI; encoded by the exons ATGGCGGACGTTCGAAG TGTGTTGCAGCGCTGTGATCCGTCTCTCTTGGATCCCTGTGGAGACTCAGATCAGCCGGACTGTTCTGAAGTAGCCAGGATGGTCCTCTATCTCATG GACAGTCGTCGTGTCCAGAAAGTTTTGTGGCGTCAGCTGTCTGTTCTGGACTCTATGATGTCTCTATTAGAAGGTCTGGAGTCTCCCCGGCAACTGATGACTCAGCCCTGCCCCCCTCAACCTG AGGGAGGGGCTCGCAGCAGGTGGAAGGCTCTGAAGGTGGAGAGCAGGTCAGGGgtggaggagacagagattCTCCTCAAATCTCTGCAGGACAGAGTCCAACAGATCCACAACAAAcgacacaaactcacacagctGGTTCAACAGCTACACAACcag aaacagcagagtgaaCATCTGGAAGAGTCTCTGCGGAAGGCCCAGAATGCATTGCAGTTATGTGATTGTGAGCTGAATAAGTTGAGGACGGAGTCAGAGATCATACTCGGTCAGCTTAACAACTGGCAACAATTCAGAGATGA GCTGCAGGTGTACATCTCTGCAGTACGGGACGTCATGCAGATCAACCTGCTGTCCTTCAACCAgtcagagctgtgtgtggagctcaGGCCACGCCCATCCTCTAATTTGTCGTCTAATGAGCTCGAGCCACTGAAACTGTCAGTCGGCTGGAACCACGACGACTGCTTCACACTGCAG gtgaATGAGGGGACAGCTGGGTTGGTGGAGGACTGTATGTCGGGCAGACGCACCGAGCTGAGCGCCGCCCTGCTGGAGGTGATGCAGTGTTACGTGGGTCAGGCTGAGCTGCTGGGTGAGATCCAGTCCCTGAGATCCAG ttttGCCATCGACTGGCGTCCTGCTCAGCGTCTGCTGGTCTACCTGAAGTCTGCGTTGTTGGTGTGTCACCTGGAGGTGGAGGACGGATACCCGGTCAACGGACAAGTTCGACTGCTCTCAGTACGAAGAGACGGACAACCTCTGGACACATCTGGACTGAAG cctCATAAAACTGATCTCAGTCTGACGGACTGGttggtttttctctgcagcagttcACTCATCTGA
- the nr1d1 gene encoding nuclear receptor subfamily 1 group D member 1 has product MTTPATDTNNNTGGVISYVGSGGGSPTRTSPVSMYSENSNSQPSFTSSSLPASFLSSSSSSSSSSSSSSSSSSSSSSSSGFAGEDGSSSASSSAGGSPRGRDDGGSLRASPSKSVASLTKLNGMVLLCKVCGDTASGFHYGVHACEGCKGFFRRSIQQNIQYKKCLKNEGCTIMRINRNRCQQCRFKKCLSVGMSRDAVRFGRIPKREKQRMLAEMQSAMNNMVNNQLQNDFQLASISSSCSSLSSSSSSSSSSSPCPGLTIAPQPQPSAVPLLPSSPSPPAPASSSSPPPLPPPPFCQSPSPSLSSSPPPSPGVDSTITAVAHAHRETFVYAHDKLTNPHASPRQNNHTHHSGGEAELWGPNRCPSGYHANGFNTIYHHNNNLETGRFVPDNSSNITPRHNGNRRRILHNSNLSGGDGLSDHVTPGQNCPAKNRTGIVLACPMNMKPHADPLKTPQEIWEDFSLSFTPAVREVVEFAKHIPGFGALSQNDQVALLKAGTFEVLMVRFATLFNMKEQTVTFVSGATYSLVELQAMGMSELLGAMFDFSHKLAALELNADELGLFTAVVLVSADRSGIENVGSVEQLQENLIRALRSLVNKSSVAADGDQHNVDSPRFTKLLLKLADLRTLNNMHSEKLLSFRIDA; this is encoded by the exons ATGACGACACCcgccacagacacaaacaacaacacag gAGGTGTTATCTCCTATGTGGGTTCAGGTGGTGGCTCTCCGACCCGGACCAGTCCAGTATCCATGTACAGTGAGAACTCCAACTCTCAGCCCAGCTTCACCTCCTCGTCTCTACCTGCGTCcttcctcagcagcagcagcagcagcagcagcagcagcagcagcagcagcagcagcagcagcagcagcagctccagttcTGGCTTTGCAGGAGAAGATGGTTCCTCCTCggcctcctcctctgcaggaGGTTCACCACGAGGTAGAGATGATGGAGGATCTCTGAGGGCGTCGCCCAGCAAGTCTGTGGCCAGTCTGACCA AGCTGAATGGGATGGTGCTGCTGTGTAAGGTTTGCGGTGACACAGCCTCAGGTTTCCACTACGGAGTTCACGCCTGTGAAGGCTGCAAG GGTTTCTTCCGCCGCAGCATCCAGCAGAACATCCAGTACAAGAAGTGTCTGAAGAACGAGGGCTGCACCATCATGAGGATCAACAGGAACCGCTGCCAGCAGTGTCGCTTCAAGAAGTGCCTGTCTGTGGGCATGAGCCGAGACG CGGTTCGTTTCGGTCGGATCCCAAAGCGTGAGAAACAGAGGATGTTGGCGGAGATGCAGAGCGCCATGAACAACATGGTCAACAACCAGCTGCAGAACGACTTCCAGCTTGCCAGcatctcttcctcctgctcttcattatcatcatcatcttcttcttcttcgtcctCTTCTCCGTGCCCAGGGTTGACCATTGCCCCACAACCCCAGCCCTCAGCCGTACcactcctcccttcctccccctcccctcctgctcCAGCGTCGTCTTCCTCACCCCCACCACTTCCGCCTCCTCCTTTCTGCCAGAgcccctccccctccctttcctcctcccctcctcccagCCCCGGGGTGGACTCCACCATCACCGCTGTTGCTCACGCTCATCGCGAGACTTTTGTGTACGCTCATGACAAGCTAACCAATCCCCACGCATCACCTCGGCAAAACAACCACACCCACCACAGCGGTGGGGAGGCGGAGCTCTGGGGACCCAACCGTTGCCCCAGTGGTTACCATGCCAATGGCTTCAACACCATCTATCACCATAACAACAATCTGGAGACAGGACGCTTCGTAccagacaacagcagcaacatcacaCCTCGTCACAATGGCAACAGGAGGAGGATCCTGCACAACAGCAATCTGAGCGGAGGAGACGGGCTCAGTGATCATGTGACCCCGGGCCAGAACTGTCCAGCAAAGAACCGCACGGGGATCGTGCTG gCCTGTCCAATGAACATGAAGCCCCATGCCGACCCCTTAAAGACACCGCAGGAGATCTGGGAGGATTTCTCCCTGTCCTTCACCCCGGCCGTCAGAGAGGTGGTGGAGTTCGCCAAACATATCCCAGGATTCGGTGCTCTGTCCCAGAACGACCAGGTAGCCTTGCTGAAGGCCGGCACCTTTGAG GTGCTGATGGTGCGTTTTGCGACGTTGTTCAATATGAAGGAACAGACGGTGACCTTCGTCTCTGGCGCCACCTACAGCCTTGTGGAGCTGCAAGCGATGGGGATGAGCGAGCTACTGGGAGCCATGTTCGACTTCAGCCATAAACTGGCTGCACTGGAGCTAAATGCAGATGAACTGGGACTGTTCACTGCTGTAGTGCTGGTGTCTGCAg ATCGGTCCGGTATCGAGAACGTGGGGTCAGTAGAACAGCTGCAAGAGAACCTGATCCGAGCTCTGCGCTCGCTGGTCAATAAGTCGTCTGTTGCCGCTGACGGCGACCAACACAACGTGGACTCGCCGCGTTTCaccaagctgctgctgaagctcGCCGACCTGCGGACGCTCAACAACATGCACTCTGAAAAGTTGCTGTCTTTCCGCATTGATGCGTAA